The genomic window GTATGGGTTGGCGGAAGGACGCGCCCAACAGGTCGAGCGCGTAGCCCACGGACAGGACGTGGTACAGCGCTGGGCCCTCTCCGATGAAACCGTCGGCGTCCATGGGGGGCAGTCGCTCGCCGAGTTCGGGTGTCAGGCCGGTTTCCCGGTCCTGGAGGGTGGTCAGGCGCTCGATGTGTTCCTCCGGGTCCAGCTGCGCGGGGGCGCGGCCCAGGAGCAGATCGGCGATCTCCACGGCGTCGCAGTGGGCTCGCACGGTGGGTGCGGCGCCGGGGCGGTCGGTGTAGTGGTCGCCGTTCCAGCATCGGTCGAGGAGGTCGGCGGCCTGGGCGCGGGCGGTGTCGGCGAACCGGGTGAGGACGTCACCGCCCACCCGCTCGCGACCTCCCGTCTCCCGCCGGTCCCGGATCCGCCGGGCCGGATTCCCCGCCGCCACCGTCCACGCGGGGACGTCCTTCGTGACGACCGCCCCGGCGCCGATGACGCAGTGGTCGCCGATGGTGACGCCGTCGACGACGACCACATGGGAGCCGATCCAGACGTCGTCGCCGACGGTGATGCCCCGGCTGGTCTGGGGCTGGCGGAAGACCGGCCGGTCCGGGGCCGTGGAGTGGTTGAAGCCGAGGAGCGAGGTGTGGGCGCCGATGCGCACGCCATCGCCCAGCGCGACCGTGCCGCGCACCACGGTGAACGGGTTCAGCGTGCAGTCCGTGCCGGTGGTCAGATCGCCGGTGACATAGGCGTGGGCGGCGATGTACGAGTCGTCGCCGAGCCGTAGGACGTCCGGGAACACCGCCGCCGACTCGGCCACGTAGCACCGCTCGCCCACTTCGCTGTCTCCGCCGAGCTTCCGCTGCCGTTCCCGCTGCGCGGCGCGCTGTTCCCGTGTCGCCTCCTTCTCGAACAGCCAGGGGCAGTGGTCGAAGTGGTCGAAGGGCCGTGGGGGCGGCTGCTGTCGGTGATCCATGAGGCGCACGCTAGGCAGAGGCGCGCCTCGCGAGGAAGGGGGCCGTGCGGGGAAGGGGGCCGTGCGGGGAAGGCGTGCTGAGCCGGGCGGGTGAAGGGGGTCCGTAGGCCGGTGTGCCGCAGCGGCCGACCGCAGGCGCATATCTCATCCTTTTGTCTCTTTAAAGGATTTTATTCCTCTCTCCGGGATGGGTCATGCGTCTCAGTCCGAACGCCGCGCCGGTCGTCAC from Streptomyces sp. DSM 40750 includes these protein-coding regions:
- a CDS encoding acyltransferase; its protein translation is MDHRQQPPPRPFDHFDHCPWLFEKEATREQRAAQRERQRKLGGDSEVGERCYVAESAAVFPDVLRLGDDSYIAAHAYVTGDLTTGTDCTLNPFTVVRGTVALGDGVRIGAHTSLLGFNHSTAPDRPVFRQPQTSRGITVGDDVWIGSHVVVVDGVTIGDHCVIGAGAVVTKDVPAWTVAAGNPARRIRDRRETGGRERVGGDVLTRFADTARAQAADLLDRCWNGDHYTDRPGAAPTVRAHCDAVEIADLLLGRAPAQLDPEEHIERLTTLQDRETGLTPELGERLPPMDADGFIGEGPALYHVLSVGYALDLLGASFRQPIHAISDMTAGQLLARLEELPWRDGAWGAGAWIDAWATAAHWNLRHPDSGGLTPGTLEALFGWLLTRADPWTGMWGSPSATDGRLQVVNGYYRLTRGSFAQFGVPVPHPERVVDAVLDHSRDTRHFGAGRENACNVLDVAHPLWLSTRQSGGRDGSGDGYRSAEIRGWAEQQLSAALTRWQDGKGFGFGPGTEPGLQGTEMWLAIVWLLADLLGRSDLLGYRPRGVHRPEPARGA